A genomic region of Planctomycetia bacterium contains the following coding sequences:
- a CDS encoding EamA family transporter: MSITDHWLFWALLSAVFAALTAIFAKVGLEEVDADYATLIRTAVIFAVLAFLVWGLGKWRSPLTLPPSAGLFLILSGLATGASWFCYFRALKAGAVSQVAPIDKLSVVLVAVFATLFLNERPAPIAWLGICCIGFGAALIGLQR; this comes from the coding sequence ATGTCAATCACCGACCACTGGCTTTTTTGGGCGCTGTTGTCCGCAGTATTTGCCGCGCTGACGGCTATTTTTGCAAAGGTAGGCTTGGAGGAAGTCGACGCCGACTACGCCACACTGATCCGCACTGCCGTGATCTTCGCCGTGTTGGCTTTTCTGGTGTGGGGTCTGGGAAAGTGGCGCAGTCCGCTGACGCTGCCTCCCAGTGCGGGCCTGTTCCTCATCCTGTCGGGATTGGCGACCGGCGCGTCTTGGTTTTGCTACTTTCGAGCGCTTAAGGCCGGCGCGGTGTCGCAAGTGGCGCCGATCGACAAACTAAGCGTGGTACTCGTTGCAGTGTTCGCGACACTATTTCTGAACGAACGCCCCGCGCCGATCGCGTGGCTGGGCATCTGCTGCATTGGGTTCGGCGCCGCGCTCATTGGCCTGCAGCGCTGA
- the solA gene encoding N-methyl-L-tryptophan oxidase, protein MPTERYDLIVAGTGAVGSAALWQAAQRGLRVLGIDRFPPGHDRGSSHGRTRIIRHAYFEHPDYVPLLLRAYELWAELENARGEQLLRQTGLLQVGPADGFVVNGVVESARRHGLHVEALSADDCQQRFPAFRIPPDHVAVFEPKAGFLHVERCVIAQAEEAQRLGAVLRLNETVQSWQQRGDHVIIQTDQQEYSAARLIISAGAWAGQLLAELDIPLTVRRKPVYWFEPRDERYDADQECPAYLFETLAGVFYGFPRIDEHGVKVAEHSGGEAVADPLTVDRYDRASDREPLLRFTAAHLPGVTDRVLGHSVCLYTMSPDEHFIVDCHPDFPAVAFAAGLSGHGFKFAPVLGQALVELAVNGRTDLPVEFLSLGRDGLSRPSEPSRRDS, encoded by the coding sequence ATGCCCACCGAGCGCTATGACCTGATTGTCGCCGGCACGGGCGCCGTGGGGAGTGCCGCCCTGTGGCAGGCCGCCCAGCGCGGACTGCGCGTCCTTGGCATCGATCGCTTCCCGCCGGGGCATGATCGCGGCAGTTCGCACGGCCGCACGCGGATCATTCGCCACGCGTACTTTGAGCACCCGGACTACGTGCCGCTCCTGTTGCGCGCCTATGAACTCTGGGCCGAGTTGGAAAACGCCCGCGGCGAGCAACTCTTACGGCAGACGGGCCTGCTGCAAGTCGGCCCGGCCGATGGCTTTGTCGTCAACGGCGTCGTCGAAAGCGCCCGGCGCCACGGCCTGCACGTGGAAGCCCTTTCCGCCGACGACTGCCAGCAACGCTTTCCGGCCTTTCGCATTCCGCCCGATCACGTCGCCGTCTTCGAGCCCAAGGCCGGCTTCCTCCACGTCGAACGCTGCGTGATCGCCCAAGCGGAGGAAGCTCAACGGCTAGGGGCCGTTCTACGCCTGAACGAGACGGTGCAAAGTTGGCAGCAGCGTGGCGATCACGTTATCATTCAGACCGACCAGCAGGAATACAGCGCCGCGCGGCTAATCATTTCGGCCGGCGCTTGGGCCGGGCAATTGCTCGCGGAACTTGACATCCCGCTGACGGTGCGGCGCAAACCGGTCTATTGGTTCGAGCCGCGTGATGAGCGTTACGACGCGGACCAAGAGTGCCCGGCGTATCTGTTCGAAACACTTGCGGGCGTATTCTACGGTTTCCCGCGCATCGACGAGCACGGCGTGAAAGTTGCCGAACACTCCGGCGGCGAAGCAGTCGCCGATCCTCTGACCGTCGATCGCTACGATCGCGCCTCCGACCGGGAACCGTTACTTCGATTCACCGCCGCGCACCTGCCGGGCGTCACCGACCGCGTGCTCGGACACAGCGTCTGCCTGTACACGATGTCGCCAGATGAGCATTTCATCGTCGACTGTCATCCCGATTTCCCCGCGGTGGCCTTCGCCGCCGGCCTCTCCGGCCACGGCTTCAAATTCGCCCCGGTTCTGGGACAAGCCTTGGTCGAACTGGCAGTTAACGGCCGGACGGATTTGCCAGTGGAATTCCTGTCGCTGGGACGCGACGGTTTGTCCCGCCCAAGTGAACCGTCCCGGCGGGACTCATGA
- a CDS encoding tetratricopeptide repeat protein, whose product MNRFISKLLAVALALSPAAWQSVSAAPLATEDVLPTAPDDPSKKQYKEIQDAVVKFQAGDLDGTLTLLEQAHEKYPELAPAQILLAQMFFKAMSSTTGQKQAQLLTYGRGALERAVEKDKNDPDAYLFLGDLAFAQSRLTEAELLFTKANDLTNAMDAANPRKADLHKRCLAGNASVAEARSNLDEAIKLLTELAETSPDNPLAHYRHGQVLFKKKEARSAFEAFKKAVAIKADLGPAGIVMARLFEQAAQQGDAAARKSADDWIAYSISAKQGGKDPLSHLAVARMYWDRDDVANAKKHAEISLGLDPNSKELKLLLGLIARYEKDLPTAEKLFEEVYKSDPSNFAAANQFVISLIDQDDDTRKGRALVIAEANMKDHQSTNFAPTAAATLGWVYYRLGRTQDAQKMLQSAMQAGRGNISGDTAYYVAKILIDSGRADDAKALLKTTLQGKGPFPYRTDCQAMLAQLENSSTPVTPDTTPATDSSSPPN is encoded by the coding sequence ATGAATCGCTTCATTTCGAAACTCCTGGCCGTTGCCCTGGCACTTTCGCCAGCGGCTTGGCAGAGCGTCTCGGCGGCCCCTTTGGCGACGGAGGACGTGCTGCCGACCGCGCCCGACGATCCGTCGAAGAAACAATACAAAGAGATCCAAGACGCCGTCGTCAAGTTCCAAGCCGGCGACTTGGATGGCACGTTGACGCTCTTGGAGCAGGCGCACGAAAAATATCCCGAGCTGGCGCCGGCGCAGATCCTGCTGGCGCAGATGTTTTTCAAGGCGATGAGTTCCACGACCGGCCAGAAGCAAGCGCAGCTGCTGACCTACGGCCGGGGAGCGTTGGAACGAGCCGTGGAGAAAGACAAGAACGACCCGGACGCGTATCTGTTCCTCGGCGACCTGGCCTTTGCCCAATCGCGGCTCACGGAAGCGGAGCTGCTGTTTACCAAAGCGAACGACCTCACGAATGCCATGGACGCGGCCAACCCGCGTAAGGCCGATTTGCACAAGCGCTGCCTGGCCGGAAACGCCTCGGTGGCCGAAGCGCGGAGCAACTTGGACGAAGCCATCAAGCTGTTGACCGAACTGGCGGAAACCTCGCCGGACAATCCATTGGCCCACTATCGCCATGGGCAGGTCTTGTTCAAGAAGAAGGAAGCCCGCAGCGCTTTCGAGGCCTTCAAGAAGGCCGTGGCGATCAAGGCCGATTTGGGCCCCGCCGGCATCGTCATGGCCCGCCTGTTCGAGCAAGCGGCGCAACAAGGAGACGCGGCCGCACGCAAGTCGGCGGACGACTGGATCGCCTACTCGATCTCGGCCAAGCAGGGTGGGAAGGATCCCTTGTCACACCTGGCGGTGGCGCGGATGTACTGGGATCGCGACGACGTCGCCAACGCGAAGAAGCACGCCGAGATTTCGCTCGGTCTGGATCCGAATTCCAAGGAGTTGAAGCTGCTCCTGGGGCTGATCGCTCGTTACGAAAAGGATTTGCCGACAGCCGAAAAGCTGTTCGAGGAAGTTTACAAATCTGACCCGAGCAACTTTGCCGCGGCGAATCAGTTCGTGATTTCGTTGATCGATCAGGACGATGACACCAGAAAAGGTCGCGCCTTAGTCATCGCCGAAGCCAACATGAAGGACCACCAGAGCACCAATTTCGCTCCCACCGCAGCGGCCACGCTGGGTTGGGTCTACTACCGGCTCGGTCGTACGCAGGACGCCCAAAAGATGTTGCAATCGGCCATGCAGGCCGGGCGCGGCAATATCTCAGGCGACACCGCTTACTACGTCGCAAAGATCCTCATCGACAGCGGCCGGGCCGACGACGCTAAGGCCCTGCTGAAAACGACGTTGCAGGGCAAGGGACCATTCCCGTACCGCACCGACTGCCAGGCGATGCTGGCTCAGTTGGAGAACTCGTCGACGCCGGTGACACCGGACACGACTCCGGCCACGGATTCGAGTTCGCCGCCGAATTAG
- the rplM gene encoding 50S ribosomal protein L13, whose translation MLSQKSYVAKPGEVEQKWLLVDAKDKIVGRLASDIAVILMGKHRPTYTPHTDTGDFVVVTNAERVVFTGKKWDQKRYTWYTGYTRQKSESAAERLAKQPETILREAVRRMLPKNKLATKMLDKLKVYKGPEHPHQAQNPQPVELAVS comes from the coding sequence ATGCTTTCGCAGAAGTCGTACGTCGCCAAGCCGGGTGAAGTCGAGCAGAAATGGCTGCTCGTCGACGCCAAGGACAAAATCGTCGGTCGCCTGGCCTCCGACATCGCCGTGATCCTGATGGGCAAGCACCGCCCAACCTATACGCCGCACACCGATACCGGCGACTTCGTCGTGGTCACCAACGCGGAACGCGTGGTGTTCACCGGCAAGAAGTGGGACCAGAAGCGCTACACCTGGTACACCGGCTACACGCGGCAGAAGAGCGAGTCGGCCGCCGAGCGGCTCGCCAAGCAGCCGGAGACGATTCTCCGCGAGGCGGTCCGCCGGATGCTGCCGAAGAACAAGCTCGCCACGAAGATGTTGGACAAGCTCAAGGTCTATAAGGGTCCTGAGCATCCGCATCAGGCCCAGAATCCCCAGCCCGTCGAGTTGGCGGTCAGCTAA
- a CDS encoding fatty acid desaturase — protein MQEAITAATVDFSRPQNPSLLKLPLFWPYFLPIVAIHALALLATVPWFFSWTGVAVMFVGVHFFGCFGINIGYHRLLSHRSFRTYPFFERVLSVIALCSMQDTPGRWVATHRMHHRHSDEMEDPHSPFDSVGWSHIGWLFRRNPTNHSIGVYHKYAQDVLSDPFFMALEKRPLWVMWIYLTQALAYYLCGLCLGLAMGDSWAASSQWGASLVIWGVLLRTVAVWHITWSVNSLTHLYGYRTHDTDENSRNNWLVALLANGEGWHNNHHWDPASATVQHRWWELDTTYLMILALKCVGLAWDVVPPRARRARSRASG, from the coding sequence ATGCAGGAAGCAATCACGGCGGCAACGGTCGATTTTTCCCGTCCGCAGAACCCTTCGCTCCTGAAGCTCCCGCTGTTTTGGCCCTATTTCCTGCCGATTGTCGCTATTCATGCGCTGGCTTTGTTGGCGACAGTGCCCTGGTTTTTTTCTTGGACGGGCGTGGCGGTGATGTTCGTGGGCGTCCACTTTTTCGGCTGCTTCGGCATCAATATCGGGTATCACCGACTGTTGTCCCATCGGAGCTTTCGCACCTACCCGTTTTTCGAGCGCGTGTTGTCGGTCATCGCGCTTTGCTCGATGCAAGACACGCCTGGGCGCTGGGTCGCGACGCACCGGATGCACCATCGCCATTCCGACGAAATGGAAGATCCGCATTCGCCGTTCGATAGCGTCGGCTGGTCGCACATCGGCTGGCTGTTTCGACGCAATCCGACGAATCACAGCATCGGCGTGTATCACAAATACGCCCAAGACGTACTGAGCGATCCGTTCTTCATGGCGCTCGAGAAGCGGCCGCTCTGGGTCATGTGGATTTATCTAACGCAGGCACTTGCCTACTACCTTTGCGGCTTGTGCTTGGGGCTGGCGATGGGCGATTCCTGGGCGGCTTCGAGCCAATGGGGCGCCAGCCTGGTCATCTGGGGCGTGCTGCTGCGGACTGTTGCCGTTTGGCACATTACCTGGAGCGTCAACTCGTTGACGCATCTCTACGGGTATCGCACGCACGACACGGACGAGAACAGCCGCAACAACTGGCTCGTGGCCCTGCTGGCGAATGGCGAAGGTTGGCACAACAACCACCATTGGGATCCCGCGAGCGCGACCGTGCAGCACCGCTGGTGGGAGCTTGACACGACCTACCTGATGATCCTGGCCCTCAAATGCGTCGGCCTGGCCTGGGACGTCGTGCCGCCTCGCGCACGACGTGCGCGAAGTCGCGCGTCGGGATAG
- the rpsI gene encoding 30S ribosomal protein S9: MANATADSLGTGRRKTSVARVRIRPGSGKITINKRPLDDFFHNVKDRAAVLAPLETTGQVETVDVIIDVKGGGMTGQSGACKLGIARALKGHSSEMEAALRQASMLTRDGRMKERKKYGLRGARRGTQFSKR; the protein is encoded by the coding sequence ATGGCCAACGCCACTGCAGATTCGCTCGGAACTGGACGCCGTAAGACCTCAGTCGCCCGCGTGCGCATTCGCCCGGGTTCCGGCAAGATCACGATCAACAAACGGCCGCTCGACGATTTCTTCCACAACGTGAAGGATCGGGCTGCGGTGCTGGCCCCGCTGGAAACCACGGGCCAGGTAGAGACGGTCGATGTGATCATCGACGTCAAAGGCGGCGGCATGACCGGTCAATCGGGCGCCTGCAAGCTCGGCATCGCCCGGGCCCTGAAGGGCCATAGCAGCGAGATGGAAGCCGCGCTCCGCCAGGCGAGCATGCTGACTCGCGACGGCCGCATGAAAGAACGCAAGAAGTACGGCCTCCGCGGCGCCCGCCGTGGCACGCAGTTCTCGAAGCGTTAA